One genomic region from Streptomyces sp. NBC_01304 encodes:
- a CDS encoding SDR family NAD(P)-dependent oxidoreductase — translation MPLKAYDLTGRTAFVTGAASGIGRASAVLLAQAGATVHCADRDESGLHETATAIKAQGGTAAAHPLDVSDRAQVKAAVTTAFEQTGRLDIVAAIAGIMHSSPVLETTDEDLDRVLSINFKGILYACQEAARLMLAAKTRGSIVTMASGAVDTGGPGLLCYGAAKAAVVQLTKTLATEVGPHGIRVNAVAPGWIRTPMTQRHNNSEAQVHTEALMSRMSPLGRVGEPDDIAHAVLHLASDASSFTTGQILRPNGGVAMPW, via the coding sequence ATGCCCCTCAAGGCGTACGACCTCACCGGCCGCACCGCATTCGTCACCGGAGCGGCAAGCGGCATAGGCCGCGCCAGTGCCGTGCTGCTCGCCCAGGCGGGCGCCACCGTGCACTGCGCGGACCGCGACGAGAGCGGCCTGCACGAGACCGCGACAGCCATCAAGGCACAGGGCGGCACCGCGGCCGCCCACCCCCTCGACGTCTCCGACCGCGCCCAGGTCAAGGCCGCGGTCACCACGGCCTTCGAGCAGACCGGGCGGCTCGACATCGTCGCGGCCATCGCGGGCATCATGCACAGCAGCCCGGTCCTGGAGACCACGGACGAGGACCTCGACCGGGTCCTGTCGATCAACTTCAAGGGCATCCTGTACGCGTGCCAGGAAGCGGCCCGCCTGATGCTCGCGGCCAAGACCCGCGGCAGCATCGTCACGATGGCGTCCGGCGCCGTCGACACCGGCGGCCCGGGCCTGCTCTGCTACGGCGCGGCCAAGGCCGCCGTCGTCCAGCTCACCAAGACGCTGGCGACGGAGGTCGGCCCGCACGGCATCCGCGTCAACGCGGTCGCCCCGGGCTGGATCCGGACCCCGATGACCCAGCGCCACAACAACAGCGAGGCCCAGGTCCACACCGAGGCCCTGATGTCCCGCATGTCCCCGCTGGGCCGGGTCGGCGAGCCCGACGACATCGCCCACGCCGTGCTGCACCTGGCATCGGACGCCTCGTCATTCACGACGGGCCAGATCCTCCGCCCGAACGGCGGCGTCGCCATGCCTTGGTGA
- a CDS encoding helix-turn-helix domain-containing protein encodes MILLRRLLGDVLRRQRQRQGRTLREVSSSARVSLGYLSEVERGQKEASSELLSAICDALDVRMSELMREVSDELSLAELAESAAAEPAVREPVPVAVRPMRSVSVTHVPPERVTIKAPAEAVDVVAA; translated from the coding sequence ATGATTCTGCTCCGTCGCCTGCTGGGTGACGTGCTGCGTCGGCAGCGCCAGCGCCAGGGCCGTACTCTGCGCGAAGTCTCCTCGTCCGCCCGAGTATCGCTCGGCTATCTCTCCGAGGTGGAACGGGGGCAGAAGGAGGCTTCCTCCGAGCTGCTCTCCGCGATCTGCGACGCGCTTGACGTACGGATGTCCGAGCTCATGCGCGAAGTGAGCGACGAGTTGTCGCTCGCCGAACTTGCCGAGTCGGCTGCGGCCGAGCCAGCGGTGCGAGAGCCAGTGCCCGTTGCGGTACGGCCGATGCGTTCCGTGTCCGTGACGCATGTGCCGCCCGAGCGCGTCACGATCAAGGCCCCTGCGGAGGCCGTGGACGTCGTCGCCGCCTGA
- the pgsA gene encoding CDP-diacylglycerol--glycerol-3-phosphate 3-phosphatidyltransferase: protein MTGVPASAAGERKPAPGGKLGAAAVNQASLWNIANILTMLRLVLVPGFLMLLLADGGHDPAWRSLAWAAFAVAMITDLFDGHLARTYNLVTDFGKIADPIADKAIMGAALITLSLLGDLPWWVTGVILGRELGITLLRFIVIRYGVIPASRGGKLKTLAQGTAVGMYVLALTGPLATLRFWVMMVAVVLTVVTGLDYVRQAVVLRRQGLAAAAEAARDSREHSA, encoded by the coding sequence ATGACCGGAGTCCCGGCATCCGCGGCGGGTGAGCGCAAGCCGGCACCCGGCGGCAAGCTGGGGGCTGCGGCCGTCAATCAGGCCAGCCTGTGGAACATCGCGAACATCCTGACCATGCTCCGGCTCGTGCTGGTGCCGGGCTTCTTGATGCTGCTGCTCGCCGACGGAGGACACGACCCCGCCTGGCGCTCGCTGGCCTGGGCCGCGTTCGCCGTCGCCATGATCACCGATCTCTTCGACGGGCATCTGGCGCGTACGTACAACCTGGTCACCGACTTCGGGAAGATCGCCGACCCCATCGCCGACAAGGCGATCATGGGTGCCGCGCTGATCACGCTGTCGCTGCTCGGTGATCTTCCGTGGTGGGTGACCGGGGTGATCCTCGGGCGTGAGCTGGGCATCACGCTGCTGCGGTTCATCGTGATCCGGTACGGAGTCATTCCGGCCAGTCGCGGCGGCAAGCTGAAGACCCTCGCGCAGGGGACGGCGGTGGGGATGTACGTCCTGGCGCTGACCGGGCCGCTGGCCACGCTGCGCTTCTGGGTGATGATGGTCGCCGTCGTGCTGACCGTGGTGACCGGGCTCGACTATGTGCGCCAGGCGGTCGTGCTGCGCCGGCAGGGTCTTGCCGCGGCGGCCGAGGCTGCTCGGGACTCCCGGGAGCACTCGGCGTGA
- a CDS encoding ATP-dependent helicase, which translates to MAGTTALASFSPATRGWFTGAFSAPTAAQEGAWRAIGEGADVLVVAPTGSGKTLAAFLSALDGLASSPPPADPKKRCRVLYVSPLKALAVDVERNLRSPLTGIRQESVRLGLPEPEVKVGIRSGDTPAAERRSLATKPPDILITTPESLFLMLTSSTREALTGIETVILDEVHAVAGTKRGAHLALSLERLDELLPRPARRIGLSATVRPVDEVARYLSPQRRVEIVQPPSGKEFDLSVVVPVEDLGELGGSPATDASGGQDEKAERPSIWPHVEEKIADLVQAHRSTIVFANSRRLAERLCNRLNEIAYERATGETMPEDQTPAEVMAQSGAAKGAPPVLARAHHGSVSKEQRALVEEDLKAGRLPAVVATSSLELGIDMGAVDLVVQVESPPSVASGLQRVGRAGHQVGAVSTGVVFPKYRGDLVQSAVVTERMRSGEIESLKVPANPLDVLAQQLVAMVALDTWQVDDLLAVTRRAAPFASLPESAFTAVLDMLAGRYPSDAFAELRPRVVWDRVAGTVTGRPGAQRLAVTSGGTIPDRGLFGVFLAGSDPKKGGGRVGELDEEMVYESRVGDVFTLGTSSWRIEDITRDRVLVSPAPGVPGRLPFWKGDQLGRPLELGRALGAFLREVGGLSTDDAHTRLAKAGLDRWAAENVVSYLEEQRKACGHIPDDRTIVVERFRDELGDWRVVVHSPFGAQVHAPWALALGAKLTERFGMDAQVMHADDGLVLRLPDADLMGLDLLDQEPAKLGMEYDAEQAPVGAADVLFDKGEVNQIVTDQVGGSALFASRFRECAARALLLPRRSPGKRTPLWQQRQRAAQLLQVASEFGSFPIVLEAVRECLQDVFDVPGLTELMGDIESRRVRLVEVTTPEPSPFARSLLFGYVAQFLYEGDSPLAERRAAALSLDSRLLAELLGQAELRELLDADVLHELERELQWRTEDRRIKDAEGVADLLRLLGPLTDAELAERGGDRQWPQDLAAARRAIRVRIAGTDHWAAIEDAGRLRDALGTALPVGVPEAFTEPVKDPLGDLLARHARTHGPFTSATAAARFGLGTAVTEGALQRLAAQGRVVQGEFHPAGIGQEWCDATVLRRLRRRSLAALRQELEPVPPAALASFLPQWQHMGGHGLRGIDGLVRAIEQLQGASVPASALEKLVLPSRVQGYNPALLDELTTTGEALWAGAGALPGKDGWISLYLADSAPLLLPEPQPMELTALQESVLTALSGGYGLFFRQITDQVRATTHPDATDPQLADAIWELAWSGRLTNDTLAPMRALLGSGRTAGSTAHRAKRTIPRGRYGSLTAAARPASRTGPPTVAGRWSLLPAREPDPTLRAHALARTLLDRHGVVTRGAVAAEGVEGGFSATYRILSAFEDSGQARRGYVVEGLGAAQFAMDGAVDRLRAAATAQERGDTPAGADRTVVLAAADPANAYGAALAWPEPPAGASHKPGRKAGSLVVLVEGELTLYMERGGKTLLAWPSAPESPEAPASPDDPRLRVAAEALAGAARAGSLGSSVTIERINSASALTSPLGPLLEGAGFIATPRGLRLRA; encoded by the coding sequence ATGGCAGGGACGACAGCGCTCGCATCCTTCTCGCCCGCGACCCGCGGCTGGTTCACGGGCGCCTTCTCGGCGCCCACGGCTGCCCAGGAAGGCGCCTGGCGGGCCATCGGCGAGGGCGCGGACGTCCTGGTCGTGGCCCCGACCGGCTCCGGCAAGACGCTGGCCGCCTTCCTCTCCGCCCTGGACGGCCTCGCGAGCAGCCCGCCGCCCGCGGACCCGAAGAAGCGCTGCCGGGTGCTGTACGTATCGCCGCTGAAGGCCCTCGCCGTGGACGTGGAGCGCAATCTGCGCTCGCCCCTCACGGGCATCAGGCAGGAGTCCGTGCGCCTGGGCCTGCCCGAGCCCGAGGTGAAGGTCGGCATCCGCTCCGGCGACACCCCGGCCGCCGAACGCCGCTCGCTCGCCACCAAGCCGCCGGACATCCTGATCACGACCCCCGAGTCGCTCTTCCTGATGCTGACGTCGTCCACGCGCGAGGCGCTGACGGGCATCGAGACGGTGATCCTGGACGAGGTGCACGCGGTGGCGGGCACCAAGCGCGGCGCCCACCTGGCGCTCTCCCTGGAGCGCCTCGACGAACTCCTGCCGCGCCCCGCACGCCGCATCGGCCTGTCGGCGACGGTACGTCCGGTGGACGAGGTCGCCCGCTATCTGTCGCCGCAGCGCCGCGTGGAGATCGTCCAGCCGCCCTCGGGCAAGGAGTTCGACCTGTCGGTGGTCGTCCCGGTCGAGGACCTGGGCGAGCTGGGCGGCTCGCCGGCCACCGACGCCTCGGGTGGTCAGGACGAGAAGGCCGAGCGGCCGTCCATCTGGCCGCACGTCGAGGAGAAGATCGCCGACCTCGTCCAGGCGCACCGCTCCACCATCGTCTTCGCCAACTCCCGCCGCCTCGCGGAGCGGTTGTGCAACCGGCTGAACGAGATCGCGTACGAGCGCGCCACCGGCGAGACCATGCCGGAGGACCAGACTCCTGCCGAGGTGATGGCCCAGTCCGGAGCCGCCAAGGGCGCCCCGCCCGTGCTCGCCCGCGCGCACCACGGCTCGGTCTCCAAGGAGCAGCGCGCCCTCGTCGAGGAGGACCTGAAGGCGGGCCGCCTGCCGGCCGTCGTCGCCACCTCCAGCCTGGAGCTGGGCATCGACATGGGCGCGGTCGACCTGGTCGTCCAGGTCGAGTCCCCGCCCTCGGTGGCCTCCGGCCTGCAGCGCGTCGGCCGCGCGGGCCACCAGGTGGGCGCCGTGTCCACCGGTGTCGTCTTCCCCAAGTACCGCGGCGATCTGGTGCAGTCCGCGGTGGTCACCGAGCGGATGCGCTCGGGCGAGATCGAGTCCCTCAAGGTCCCCGCCAACCCCCTGGACGTGCTGGCCCAGCAGCTGGTCGCGATGGTCGCCCTGGACACCTGGCAGGTCGACGACCTCCTTGCCGTCACCCGCCGCGCCGCCCCCTTCGCCTCGCTGCCCGAGTCGGCCTTCACCGCCGTCCTCGACATGCTCGCGGGGCGCTATCCGTCCGACGCCTTCGCGGAGTTGCGCCCACGCGTGGTGTGGGACCGCGTGGCCGGTACGGTCACCGGGCGGCCGGGAGCGCAGCGCCTCGCGGTCACCTCCGGCGGCACCATCCCCGACCGCGGCCTCTTCGGCGTCTTCCTCGCGGGCAGCGACCCCAAAAAGGGCGGCGGCCGGGTCGGCGAGCTCGACGAGGAGATGGTCTACGAGTCCCGCGTGGGCGACGTCTTCACGCTGGGCACCAGCTCCTGGCGCATCGAGGACATCACGCGCGACCGCGTCCTGGTCTCCCCCGCCCCCGGCGTCCCCGGCCGGCTGCCCTTCTGGAAGGGCGACCAGCTGGGCCGCCCACTCGAACTGGGCCGCGCCCTGGGCGCGTTCCTGCGCGAAGTCGGCGGCCTCAGTACGGACGACGCCCACACACGCCTCGCCAAGGCGGGCCTCGACCGCTGGGCCGCGGAGAACGTGGTCTCGTACCTCGAGGAGCAGCGCAAGGCCTGCGGCCACATCCCCGACGACCGCACGATCGTCGTCGAGCGGTTCCGCGACGAGCTGGGCGACTGGCGAGTGGTCGTGCACTCCCCCTTCGGCGCCCAGGTGCACGCCCCCTGGGCGCTGGCCCTCGGCGCGAAGCTCACCGAGCGCTTCGGCATGGACGCCCAGGTCATGCACGCCGACGACGGTCTGGTGCTGCGCCTGCCGGACGCCGATCTGATGGGCCTCGACCTGCTCGACCAGGAGCCTGCGAAGCTCGGCATGGAGTACGACGCCGAGCAGGCTCCCGTGGGCGCCGCCGATGTCCTCTTCGACAAGGGCGAGGTCAACCAGATCGTCACGGACCAGGTGGGCGGCTCGGCCCTGTTCGCCTCCCGGTTCCGCGAGTGCGCCGCCCGCGCGCTGCTGCTGCCCCGCCGCAGCCCCGGCAAGCGCACCCCGCTGTGGCAGCAGCGCCAGCGCGCGGCCCAACTCCTCCAGGTGGCCAGCGAGTTCGGTTCGTTCCCGATCGTCCTGGAGGCCGTACGCGAATGCCTCCAGGACGTCTTCGACGTACCCGGCCTCACCGAGCTGATGGGCGACATCGAGTCCCGCCGCGTCCGCCTCGTCGAGGTGACCACCCCCGAACCCTCGCCCTTCGCCCGCTCCCTGCTCTTCGGGTACGTGGCCCAGTTCCTGTACGAGGGCGACTCACCCCTGGCCGAACGCCGTGCGGCGGCCCTCTCTCTCGACTCCCGCCTGCTCGCCGAACTCCTCGGCCAGGCCGAACTGCGCGAGCTCCTGGACGCCGACGTCCTGCACGAGCTGGAGCGCGAGCTCCAGTGGCGCACCGAGGACCGCCGCATCAAGGACGCCGAAGGCGTCGCCGACCTGCTCAGGCTCCTCGGCCCGCTCACGGACGCCGAGTTGGCCGAGCGCGGCGGCGACCGGCAGTGGCCCCAGGACCTCGCCGCCGCCCGCCGAGCCATCCGCGTCCGCATCGCCGGCACCGACCACTGGGCGGCCATCGAGGACGCGGGACGCCTGCGGGACGCCCTCGGCACGGCACTCCCCGTCGGCGTACCGGAAGCATTCACCGAGCCCGTCAAGGACCCTCTGGGCGACCTCCTGGCCCGGCACGCGCGCACCCACGGCCCCTTCACCTCCGCCACCGCCGCCGCGCGCTTCGGCCTCGGCACGGCCGTCACCGAGGGCGCCCTGCAGCGCCTGGCCGCCCAAGGGCGCGTCGTCCAGGGCGAGTTCCACCCGGCGGGCATCGGCCAGGAGTGGTGTGACGCCACCGTCCTGCGCAGGCTCCGCCGCCGTTCCCTGGCCGCCCTGCGCCAGGAGCTGGAGCCGGTGCCGCCCGCCGCGCTCGCGAGCTTCCTGCCCCAGTGGCAGCACATGGGCGGACACGGCCTGCGCGGCATCGACGGCCTGGTCCGTGCCATCGAGCAACTACAGGGCGCATCCGTACCCGCGTCCGCCCTGGAGAAGCTGGTACTCCCCTCCCGCGTACAGGGCTACAACCCGGCCCTCCTCGACGAACTCACCACTACCGGCGAGGCGTTGTGGGCCGGCGCGGGCGCCCTGCCCGGCAAGGACGGCTGGATCTCCCTCTACCTGGCCGACTCCGCGCCCCTCCTCCTGCCCGAACCCCAACCCATGGAGCTCACCGCCCTCCAGGAATCGGTCCTCACCGCGCTCTCCGGCGGGTACGGCCTGTTCTTCCGCCAGATCACCGACCAGGTGCGCGCCACCACCCACCCCGACGCCACCGACCCCCAACTGGCCGACGCCATCTGGGAGCTGGCCTGGTCGGGACGCCTGACCAACGACACCCTGGCCCCGATGCGCGCCCTGCTCGGCTCGGGCCGCACCGCGGGCTCCACCGCCCACCGCGCCAAGCGGACGATCCCGCGCGGGCGTTACGGCTCGCTCACCGCCGCCGCCCGCCCGGCATCCCGCACCGGCCCGCCCACGGTCGCCGGCCGCTGGTCGCTGCTCCCGGCCCGCGAGCCCGACCCGACCCTGCGCGCGCACGCCCTGGCACGCACCCTGCTCGACCGCCACGGCGTGGTCACCCGGGGCGCGGTCGCCGCCGAAGGCGTGGAGGGCGGCTTCTCGGCGACGTACCGCATCCTGTCCGCCTTCGAGGACAGCGGCCAGGCCCGCCGCGGCTATGTCGTCGAGGGCCTCGGTGCGGCCCAGTTCGCGATGGACGGCGCGGTGGACCGCCTGCGCGCGGCCGCCACCGCACAGGAGCGCGGGGACACCCCCGCCGGCGCGGACCGCACGGTGGTCCTCGCGGCGGCCGACCCGGCCAACGCCTACGGAGCGGCACTCGCCTGGCCCGAACCCCCCGCCGGCGCGAGCCACAAGCCGGGCCGCAAGGCAGGCTCCCTGGTCGTCCTCGTGGAGGGCGAGCTCACGCTCTACATGGAGCGCGGCGGCAAGACCCTGCTCGCCTGGCCGTCCGCCCCCGAAAGCCCCGAAGCCCCCGCATCCCCCGACGACCCCCGCCTGCGCGTCGCCGCCGAAGCCCTGGCAGGCGCGGCCCGCGCGGGCTCCCTCGGCAGTTCGGTCACCATCGAGCGGATCAACAGCGCCTCCGCCCTCACCTCACCGCTGGGCCCCCTCCTGGAAGGAGCAGGATTCATCGCCACCCCGCGCGGGCTGCGCCTGCGCGCCTGA
- a CDS encoding EF-hand domain-containing protein gives MRISPFLDRKLARRFATYDTDGNHYIESHDFATAASRLGDAFGLNPDAAPLVRLRELLLGLWAHLARAADKDADGRVSEAEYKAAFAAGLLETPESFDAGYVPFLEALMDIVDTDGDGKLTRDDHVRWTGALMNLPEPDAREVFGRLDKDVDGLLGRDELLEAIREFYFSEDPHSTGVYLLGPLDAN, from the coding sequence ATGCGAATCTCCCCGTTCCTCGACCGGAAGCTCGCCCGCCGCTTCGCGACGTACGACACGGACGGCAACCACTACATCGAGAGCCACGACTTCGCGACAGCCGCCTCCCGCCTGGGCGACGCTTTCGGCCTCAATCCCGACGCCGCCCCGCTGGTCCGGCTGCGCGAGCTGCTCCTCGGCCTATGGGCCCACCTCGCCCGGGCCGCCGACAAGGACGCGGACGGCCGGGTCAGTGAGGCCGAGTACAAGGCGGCATTCGCCGCAGGGCTCCTGGAGACACCGGAGTCCTTCGACGCGGGATACGTCCCGTTCCTGGAAGCCCTGATGGACATCGTGGACACCGACGGAGACGGCAAGCTCACCCGCGACGACCACGTCCGCTGGACCGGCGCCCTGATGAACCTCCCCGAGCCGGATGCCAGGGAAGTCTTCGGCCGCCTCGACAAGGACGTGGACGGATTGCTCGGCCGGGACGAACTGCTCGAGGCCATCCGCGAGTTCTACTTCAGTGAGGACCCTCACTCGACGGGGGTCTACCTGCTCGGCCCACTCGACGCCAACTAG
- a CDS encoding Fpg/Nei family DNA glycosylase, translated as MPEGDTVHQAAHRLHTALAGSALTHSDLRVPKYATADLTGRTVLDVTPRGKHLLTRIEGGLTLHSHLRMDGSWKIYTPGERWGGGPGHQIRAVLGNDHHTAVGYRLPVLELLRTTDEHKAVGHLGPDLLGPDWDPALATENLLRDPTRQLGEALLDQRNLAGIGNIYKSELCFLAAVTPWLPIGDLPEGTPERLVKAAHRLLEANRDRPARSTTGRRDQRLYVYGRAPRPCLRCGTPVRRADQGDGSRERPTYWCPRCQSGPTP; from the coding sequence ATGCCCGAAGGAGACACCGTCCACCAGGCCGCCCACCGCCTGCACACCGCACTCGCGGGCAGCGCACTCACCCACTCCGACCTGCGCGTCCCCAAATACGCCACCGCCGACCTCACCGGCCGCACCGTCCTGGACGTCACCCCGCGCGGCAAGCACCTGCTCACCCGAATCGAGGGCGGCCTGACCCTCCACTCGCACCTGCGGATGGACGGCTCCTGGAAGATCTACACGCCCGGCGAGCGCTGGGGAGGCGGCCCCGGCCACCAGATCCGTGCGGTCCTCGGCAACGACCACCACACCGCCGTCGGCTACCGCCTGCCCGTCCTCGAACTGCTCCGCACCACCGACGAGCACAAGGCGGTGGGCCACCTCGGCCCCGACCTCCTGGGCCCCGACTGGGACCCGGCCCTGGCCACCGAGAACCTCCTGCGCGACCCCACCCGCCAGCTCGGCGAGGCCCTCCTCGACCAGCGCAACCTCGCGGGCATCGGCAACATCTACAAGTCCGAGCTCTGCTTCCTCGCCGCCGTCACCCCGTGGCTCCCGATCGGCGACCTCCCGGAAGGCACCCCCGAGCGCCTGGTCAAGGCCGCACACCGCCTCCTGGAGGCCAACCGCGACCGCCCCGCCCGCTCCACCACCGGCCGCCGCGACCAGCGCCTCTACGTCTACGGCCGCGCCCCACGCCCCTGCCTGCGCTGCGGCACCCCCGTCCGCCGCGCCGACCAGGGCGACGGCAGCCGCGAGCGCCCCACCTACTGGTGCCCCCGCTGCCAGTCGGGCCCCACCCCGTAG
- a CDS encoding Dps family protein produces MYVVKSPLSDADLKTVSDALQGALVDLVDLSLVAKQIHWNVVGPRFRSVHLQLDEVVDTARLHSDSVAERASTLGVSPDGRAATVAQSSGIAAVAGGWVKDVDAVQHLVDALGAVITRMRERVEATGDADPVSQDLLIGITADLEKHHWMFQAENG; encoded by the coding sequence ATGTACGTCGTGAAGAGCCCGCTGTCCGATGCGGATCTGAAGACCGTCTCCGACGCCCTGCAGGGCGCCCTGGTGGACCTCGTCGATCTGTCGCTGGTCGCGAAGCAGATCCACTGGAACGTGGTCGGGCCCCGCTTCAGGTCGGTGCACCTGCAGCTCGACGAGGTCGTGGACACCGCCCGGCTGCACTCGGACTCCGTGGCCGAGCGCGCCTCCACACTCGGTGTCTCGCCCGACGGGCGGGCCGCGACGGTCGCGCAGAGCAGCGGGATCGCCGCCGTGGCCGGCGGGTGGGTCAAGGACGTGGACGCCGTGCAGCACCTGGTGGACGCGCTCGGCGCGGTGATCACGCGGATGCGTGAGCGGGTCGAGGCGACCGGTGATGCGGACCCGGTCAGCCAGGATCTGCTGATCGGCATCACGGCCGACCTCGAGAAGCACCACTGGATGTTCCAGGCCGAGAACGGCTGA
- a CDS encoding CinA family protein, whose protein sequence is MTDVASGAARVLELLALRGETLAVAESLTGGLVAAELTAVPGASRVFRGSVTAYATELKHQVLGVDGTLLAERGAVDAEVALQMARGARAVLEADWGIATTGVAGPDPQDGQPVGTVYVAVAGPGADSGGFEGPAGGPTDGKVAALRLNGNRSEIRRESVRCVFDLLVDVLLANARAQDTEQNGGI, encoded by the coding sequence GTGACTGACGTCGCCTCCGGTGCCGCTCGGGTTCTGGAGCTGCTCGCCCTGCGCGGTGAGACGCTCGCCGTCGCCGAATCCCTGACCGGCGGTCTTGTCGCCGCCGAGCTCACGGCCGTGCCGGGGGCCTCGCGGGTCTTCAGGGGATCGGTGACCGCGTACGCCACCGAACTGAAGCACCAGGTCCTCGGCGTCGACGGCACCCTCCTGGCGGAGCGCGGTGCGGTGGATGCCGAGGTCGCCCTGCAGATGGCGCGGGGGGCCAGGGCGGTCCTCGAGGCGGACTGGGGTATCGCTACCACCGGAGTCGCGGGGCCGGACCCGCAGGACGGGCAGCCGGTGGGCACCGTATACGTCGCCGTCGCTGGTCCCGGGGCTGATTCCGGGGGCTTCGAGGGGCCTGCAGGCGGTCCGACAGATGGGAAAGTCGCCGCTCTGCGGTTGAACGGCAACCGTTCGGAAATCCGTAGGGAGAGTGTACGGTGCGTGTTCGATCTGCTCGTAGACGTACTTCTCGCGAATGCGCGGGCACAGGATACGGAACAGAACGGGGGGATTTGA
- the rimO gene encoding 30S ribosomal protein S12 methylthiotransferase RimO translates to MPERRTVALVTLGCARNEVDSEELAGRLEADGWQLVENAEDADVAVVNTCGFVEAAKKDSVDALLEANDLKDHGRTQAVVAVGCMAERYGKELAEALPEADGVLGFDDYTDISSRLNTILSGGNIEAHAPRDRRKLLPISPAERQDADVALPGHAQDAQAAESAPEDLPDGVAPASGPRAPLRRRMGNAPVASVKLASGCDRRCSFCAIPSFRGSFISRRPSDVLGETRWLAEQGVKEVMLVSENNTSYGKDLGDIRLLETLLPELAAVEGIERVRVSYLQPAEMRPGLIDVLTSTDQVAPYFDLSFQHSAPDVLRSMRRFGDTDRFLDLLEQIRAKAPQAGVRSNFIVGFPGETEADVAELERFLTNARLDAIGVFGYSDEEGTEAATYENKLDEEVVAERLARISRLAEELTAQRAEERLGETLSVLVESVDGEDGAFGRAAHQAPETDGQVVFTSGEGLTVGRMVEAKVVGTLGVDLVVECLEEAGR, encoded by the coding sequence ATGCCCGAACGCCGTACCGTCGCTCTCGTCACTCTTGGCTGCGCCCGTAACGAGGTGGACTCGGAGGAGCTCGCAGGCCGCTTGGAGGCGGACGGCTGGCAACTCGTTGAGAACGCCGAAGACGCGGATGTCGCTGTCGTCAACACCTGCGGTTTTGTCGAAGCCGCCAAGAAGGACTCCGTCGACGCGCTCCTCGAAGCCAATGACCTCAAGGACCACGGCAGGACCCAGGCCGTCGTGGCCGTGGGCTGCATGGCCGAGCGGTACGGCAAGGAGCTCGCCGAAGCCCTTCCCGAGGCCGACGGAGTGCTCGGCTTCGACGACTACACCGACATCTCCAGCCGCCTGAACACCATCCTGAGCGGCGGGAACATCGAGGCCCACGCCCCGCGCGACCGGCGCAAGCTGCTGCCGATCAGCCCGGCCGAGCGCCAGGACGCCGACGTGGCCCTGCCCGGCCACGCGCAGGACGCCCAGGCCGCGGAGAGCGCGCCCGAGGACCTGCCCGACGGCGTGGCCCCGGCCTCCGGCCCGCGCGCGCCGCTGCGGCGACGCATGGGCAACGCCCCGGTCGCCTCCGTGAAGCTGGCCTCCGGCTGCGACCGGCGCTGCTCGTTCTGCGCCATCCCGTCGTTCCGCGGCTCCTTCATCTCGCGCCGGCCCTCCGACGTCCTCGGCGAGACCCGCTGGCTCGCCGAGCAGGGCGTCAAGGAGGTCATGCTGGTCTCCGAGAACAACACCTCGTACGGCAAGGACCTCGGCGACATCCGGCTCCTGGAGACGCTGCTGCCCGAGCTGGCCGCCGTCGAGGGGATCGAGCGGGTGCGGGTCAGCTATCTGCAGCCCGCCGAGATGCGGCCCGGACTCATCGACGTACTGACGTCGACCGACCAGGTCGCGCCGTACTTCGACCTCTCCTTCCAGCACTCGGCGCCCGACGTGCTGCGCTCGATGCGGCGCTTCGGGGACACCGACCGGTTCCTGGACCTGCTCGAGCAGATCCGCGCCAAGGCCCCGCAGGCCGGTGTGCGGTCCAACTTCATCGTGGGCTTCCCCGGCGAGACCGAGGCCGACGTCGCCGAGCTGGAGCGGTTCCTCACGAACGCGCGGCTCGACGCGATCGGTGTCTTCGGCTACTCCGACGAGGAGGGCACCGAGGCGGCGACGTACGAGAACAAGCTGGACGAGGAGGTCGTCGCCGAGCGTCTGGCGCGCATCTCCCGCCTGGCCGAGGAGCTGACCGCGCAGCGTGCCGAGGAGCGGCTCGGGGAGACCCTGAGCGTCCTCGTGGAGTCCGTGGACGGCGAGGACGGCGCGTTCGGCCGGGCCGCTCACCAGGCGCCCGAGACGGACGGACAGGTGGTGTTCACCAGCGGTGAGGGCTTGACTGTCGGTCGTATGGTCGAGGCAAAGGTCGTCGGAACTCTTGGTGTCGACCTGGTGGTCGAGTGTCTTGAGGAGGCGGGCAGATGA